The genomic interval CATCGACCTGTCGCAGAAGGGGGAGGAGGTCTTCTCCGAACGGAAAAGCCTGATTTTCAAGTCGATCGCCATCCGTCGCATCTACGACCGGCCGAACGACACGCTGGTTTATGTGGTGTACAGCCGACAGGTGAAGGACGCCTCGGCCAAGACCTCGATCTCCACCGTGCCGCTGTTCAGCGCCAACGCGACCTGGACGAAGGGCAAGCCGGCGGCGAAGTGAGGGCGGGGGCGGCGCTCGTCGTCTTTACCCCGCGATCCGCCCGAGCCTTACCGCCGTCTGGCCGATCTTCACGCGGCGGGCGGGCATGATCAGGACGCAGTCGTCATAGGGGGTGACGATCGCGTGGCCGTCGTCCCAGCCGATGACGGTTCCGGCGCGGCCGATTACCTCCATGCCGACGAAGGGGGCGGTGAAGCGGAAGCGTTCGCTGGCGGCGGTGATGGCCTCGGTCACCTCGACCACCCGCTGCGGGTCGGTGCGCGGGCGCATCTTCGGACCATGCGCGGGGGGCTCGATCATCTCCAGGCCGAGCAGCAGGCGCAGACAGCTTTCCAGCGCCACCGTCGCCGTCTCGGTCCGCCAATGCTGGCCGCATTCGACCAGAATGGCGGTGTGGGATCCCTCCGGCTCGGCGAAACTGCCGTAATCGATCAGCCGCTTGCCGCCGGCGTGGCCGCCGTCCGCCACCACCCAGGCCGGATAACCGAGCCCGAGCGCCAGATCGCGCCCGCGCGTGGTCCGTCCGCACAGGGTCAGGGGTGCGGTGTCCGCCGTCATCGAATGCAGGTCGAGCAGCAGGTCCGCCGACTCATAGACCGGACGCAGCACACGGGCGCGGCGAAGCTCGACGCTGTCGCGCCGGCCGTCCAGTTGGTCCGGTGACCACAGGCGGTTGAAGTCCTCGTCCAGATAACGCGAGGCGTAGGGGTTCTGGCGGTCGAAAGTGGCGTAGGCTGCGGTGTTGGCGAAGACGAAGGTCAGCCGTCCCCGCGTCGGCCGCAACCCCATGCGCAGCAGGGCGTCCAGAGCGATGGCACCGCACAGTTCGTTGCCGTGGACGAGCGCGTTTAGCACCACATGTGGCCCCGGTTCCGCCGCGGACAGGCTGGTGACGTGGTCGATGCCGGTGTTGCCGCGCCGGTAGGGCGCGATGTCCGGCGGGATGAGTTCGACGGGGGCGAAGAGCGGGTCGGTCAAGCGGCAAGCTCGCCAGCGGTGGACGCTTCAAACAGTATGGCGAACCAAGCGACTCCACGCCAGTACGGGCCGGTCGGGGGCTGCGGTTTTTTTGGCTGATTCGCATGGCGCGATGTTGCTGCGGCATGGCAGGATCATGACGAATTGCCGTCGACTGGGGGTTGACGCTTGGGTTATAGGGTCCGCCATTATCAATGATGGCGGCCAGGGCGGCGGTTGAACGTGAGGTTGTTATTCCCGGGTTGTCTGGTCGGGGCCGGTCGATGAGCTTCGTGATCGATGACGTTCTTGTCCGCAACGACCCGGTCGGCCGGCGCCTTCCGGTGCTGTTCGACTCGCCGCACAGCGGCTGCGTCTATCCCGCCGATTTCCGGGTGATCTGTCCACATCCCCTGTTGCGGCAGGCCGAGGACAGCCATGTCGAGGAGCTGTTCGCCACCGCTCCCGACCATGGCGCCACGCTGCTGTGTGCGCTGTTTCCCCGCACCTGCATCGACGTGAACCGCGCTGTCGACGACATCGACCCGGCGATGATCGATGGTGACCTGCCGATGAGGCTGCGGCCGACACCGCGCAGCACGCTCGGCATGGGGTTGATCCGCGCCATGCTGCGGCCGGACGTGCCGCTCTATGACGGGAAGCTGCCGGCCGCCCTGGTGGCCGACCGCATAGACCGCTATTACCGCCCCTATCATGCCCAGATGCGCATGGCGCTGGATGGACTGGCGGAGCGGTTCGGTGCCGTGTGGCACGTCAACTGCCATTCGATGCCGTCGTCGCTGCGGCCGGACGGGCGCGACCCGCTGGCGGTGGATTTCGTCATCGGCGACCGCGATGGCACCACCAGCGAGCCGGGATTCGTCCGGCTGGTGGCGGACACCTTGCGCGGCTTCGGCCACCGCGTGGCGATCAACGACCCGTACAAGGGGGTGGAACTGCTCGCGCGCTACGGCGAGCCCGCGCGCGGCCGCCATTCGATCCAGCTGGAGATCAACCGGCGCCTCTACATGAACGAGGAGACGCTGGAACGTCACGACGGCTTCGCCCGGCTGAAGGGCGAGATCGATGCGCTGATTTCCCGCATTGCCGACTATGCCGGTCAACGCGTCCTGAACCGCGCGGCGGAGTAGGCGGCCCGCCGAGACAGGGTCGGCGGGGCCGCGAAACCATTGTCAGGCCCTCAGGATTACGTCCCGAGGATCATTCCCCAGGTTACGCCTGGGTGATCTGCTGGCGTGCGATGTCCAGGAAATGCGCCATCTGCTTTTCAACCCGGTGGTCGGAGATGTCGACCCCGCGGGCGTGAAGGTCGGCGGACAGCTTGTCCCGGATGTCGTGCGGGCCGGGAGTGGCGATGTCGGTGTCCACGATCTGGCGGGCATAGGCCTCGGCCTCCGCCCCGGACAGCCCCATCAGGTCGGCGGCCCATTCGCCGGCCAGCCGGTCGCGCCGGGCGCGGATGCGGAAGAGCAGGTCCTCGTCGTGTTGGAACTTGTTCTCGAAGGCCTTTTCGCGGTCGTCGAAGGTCGTCATGGGGACCCAGGCTCCTTTATTGGTTTCGCTCCCGTTTCCAGAGATTATATAGCCCGGAAGCGGTTGTCGTCACTGCCTCGCCGCGTCGCAGCCGCGGATATTGTGCGGAGTTTCCCCGGCCGGCCGGATAGGATCCAGAGCCTCGAAAGACACGGACCGCAAAGACTCAAACGAAAGACAGGGCATGGCATGTGCAGCGTGATCCTCCTGCGGCGACCCGACGCAACCTGGCCGCTGGTTGTCGCCGGAAACCGTGACGAGATGAAGGGGCGCCCCTGGTTGCCCCCGGCCCGCCACTGGCCCGACCGGCCCAACGTAGTCGCCGGGCTCGACGAGCTGGCCGGCGGCTCTTGGATGGGGCTGAACGACGAGGGGGTGGTGGCGGTCATCCTCAACCGCTTCGGCACGCTGGGGCCGGAGGCCGGCAAGCGGTCGCGCGGCGAACTGGTGCTGGACGCGCTGGACCATGCCGACGCGGCCGACGCGGCGCGCAGCTTCGCCGACCTCGACATCCGTGCCTACCGCCCGTTCAACCTTGTGATCGCCGACAACCGCGATGCCTATCTGGTCGTCCACCGCGGCGCCAACCCGCGCCACCGGCCGGAGGTGTCGTCGATCCCCACCGGCGTCCATATGCTGACCGCCTTCGAGATGGACGACCCGCAGGACCCGCGCACGTCCTTCTACCGCCCGCTGTTCGAGCATGCGGTGCCGCCGACTGTTGACGCATCCGACGCGAAGTCCTTCGCCTGGGGCGGCTGGCCGGAGCTGATGGGCAGCCGCATATGGGAGGGCACGTCGGACGAACGCGGCGCCATGGACTTCCTGCTGCCCAGCGGCTTCGGCACCTCGTCCAGCTCGCTGCTGGCGGTGCCGCGGGTGGAGCGGCCGGACCTGAACCCGATCTGGCACTTCGCCCCCGGCCGGCCGCACGCGGTGGACTATGCGCCGGTGGAGCTGTGAGCCGGCCACCGCACAATCCTGCCCTCCAGCCCCCGTCGTTGTGTTCGTGCACCCGGCTTGCTATATCACTCAGGCACATTCCTGGGCCGGCAAGCTCGCTTGACCGGTCCTTACGTATTTGGACGAAGACGCGATGACACGACGCCGGCGCATCTACGAAGGCAAGGCCAAGGTACTCTTCGAAGGGCCGGAGCCGGGCACCCTGGTGCAGTACTTCAAGGACGACGCCACCGCCTTCAACAACCAGAAGAAGGGCGTCATCACCGGCAAGGGGGTGCTGAACAACCGCATCTCCGAGTATCTGATGAGCCGTCTGTCCGAGATCGGCGTGCCCACGCACTTCATGCGCCGCCTGAACATGCGCGAGCAGCTGGTGCGCGAGGTGGAGATCATCCCGATCGAGGTCGTCGTCCGCAACGTCGCCGCCGGCAGCCTGTCGCGCCGCTTCGGCATTCCCGAAGGCACGCCGCTGCCGCGGTCCATCATCGAATACTACTACAAGTCGGACGAGCTGAACGACCCGATGGTCTCGGAGGAGCACATCACCGCCTTCGGCTGGGCGGCTCCCCAGGATCTCGACGACATGGTCGCGCTCAGCTTGCGCGTGAACGACTATCTGTCCGGCCTCTTCCTCGGCATCGGGCTCAAGCTGGTGGACTTCAAGCTGGAGTTCGGCCGGCTGTGGGAGAACGAGGAGATGCGGATCGTCCTGGCGGACGAGATCAGCCCCGACAACTGCCGGCTGTGGGACGTCAAGACCAACGAGAAGCTGGACAAGGACCGGTTCCGCCAGGATCTCGGCCGTGTCGAGGAAGCCTATCAGGAGGTCGCGCGGCGCCTCGGCATTCTGCCGGAAGGTGGGCCGAGCGACGTCAAGGGCCCCAAGACGATCCAGTGACCGTCATTCAGTAACCACCCCCTCCACCAACACCCCAAAGCGAGCGGACATCCGATGAAGGCCAAGGTTCACGTCACCCTCAAGCGCGGCGTTCTCGACCCCCAGGGCAAGGCCATCGCGCACGCGCTGCACACGCTGGGCTTCGACGGCGTCGAGGACGTCCGCGCCGGCAAGGTGATCGAGCTGCAGCTCAAGAGCACCGACGAGGCGACCGCCCGTCGGGAAGTCGAGGCGATGTGCAGCAAGCTGCTCGCCAACACCGTGATCGAGGATTACGCCATCGAGCTGGTGGCCTGATCCACTGGTCTCGGGCAATGGGGCGCGGCCGATGAGCGTCGAGCATGAACGCTGAGCATCTGGCCGCGCTCGACCCAATTTTCGCCGAATGCTTGCGCGTCGGCGGTCCGGTGGTTCGCGATTTCACCCGGCCGACCGGCTTCGTCGGCCTGCTGCGCATGGTGATGGAGCAGCAGCTCTCCACCAAGGTGGCGCTGGCCCTATGGGCCAAGTTGCAGGACCGGCTGGGTGGTGCCGTCACCCCTGACGCCATCCTGGCGCTCGACGACGAGAGCTTGCGCGCCTGCGGCTTCTCCCGCCAGAAGATCGGCTATGCCCGCGGTCTCGCCGAGGCGGTGGCGAGCGGCCGCCTCGATTTCGACATCATTCACGGTTTGCCCGACGAGGAGGCGATTGCCCGGCTCGTCGCGCTGAAGGGCATCGGCCGCTGGAGCGCCGAGGTTTACCTGATGACCACGCTCGACCGGCCGGACATCTGGCCCATCGGCGATCTGGCGATCCAGCTGGGCGTCCAGCGGCTGAAGGGCTGGTCGGACAAGCCGACGGCCAAGCAGCTGATCGAGGTTGCCGAGCCGTGGCGGCCCTATCGTTCGCTGGCGGCACGGCTGGTCTGGCACCATTACGTGGCCTTGCAGGAGCAGGCGAGGGCGGCGCGGGGCCTGCCGCCCGGGCGGTGATTGTTCCTTTTACCCCGCCAGCACCGGCAGCCTCCATCCCGCCAGCGTGATCTCCACCGGCAGTCGGGCCAGCACGTCGCCGTCGCCCTGCACCGCGTCGGCGAACAGTCCGTCGCCCGCCGGCCCCTCGATCCGCACGCGCTTGGCCGTCACCACGCGATAGTCCGGAAAGTGCGCCAGCCGCCCGGCGGTGACGCCCCAGACATAGCGCAGCGTGTTCAGCCGCCCGCCGCGCGGGAACAGGCAGACATGCAGGTCCGGCTCGGTCAGCCGGGCATCGGGGGCGCAGATGAAGCGTCCGCCATAGAAATGCCCCTTGGCGACGATGACCGATGCCACCTCCTGCGGTTCGCCGTTATCCAGCGTGACGCGGTAGCGATGGTCCGGCCGGGTCGCCAGCTGAACCAGGGTTTCCGCCACATAGGCGCCCTTGCCGATCAGCCGCTTCACCCGGGGATCGACCCGCTCCACCACCCGGGCGTCCAGCCCGACCCCGGCCATCAGCGAAAACACCCGGCCGTTCGCCAGCGCCGGCCAGATCGCCGTTTGCCGCCCGCCGGCAATCGCGGCGGCGATGCGCCCCGCATCCGTCGTCAGGCCCAGTTCGGCCGCCAGCACATTGGCGGTGCCCATCGGCACGATGCCCAGCGGCAGCGGCCGGCCCGCGTCGGCATGAACCGCCAGCCCATTGATGACCTCGTTGATGGTGCCGTCGCCGCCGGCCGCCACCACGGCGTCGACGTTGGCGGGATCGGCGGCACCGGCGAACTCCTCGGCATCGCCGCGCTTGCCGGTCGGCCTGACGGTGACGCCGATGCCACGCGCCTCCAGCCGGGACACCACCGCACGCAGCCGGCGTGCCCGCCGCCCGCCGGCGGTCGGGTTGTGGATCACCAGCAGCCGCCGCACCTTGATCGCCGCATCCCCGCCATCACCGGCTTCGATCGCCGGGCTTTCGTCCATCAGCACCGTGTCGCGCACCGATTCGCTCTCCCTGGCCGGCGCATGGAGCGCCATCTGTTGCAGAACAGTGAAGGGCCCGCGACGGTAGCGTTACAGTAAAACTGCGACGTTATGACGATTGCCCAAAATGTTGTGACGAATAGGTGCGATGGTTCCAAATCATTGTCAAGA from Azospirillum sp. TSH100 carries:
- a CDS encoding succinylglutamate desuccinylase/aspartoacylase family protein; its protein translation is MTDPLFAPVELIPPDIAPYRRGNTGIDHVTSLSAAEPGPHVVLNALVHGNELCGAIALDALLRMGLRPTRGRLTFVFANTAAYATFDRQNPYASRYLDEDFNRLWSPDQLDGRRDSVELRRARVLRPVYESADLLLDLHSMTADTAPLTLCGRTTRGRDLALGLGYPAWVVADGGHAGGKRLIDYGSFAEPEGSHTAILVECGQHWRTETATVALESCLRLLLGLEMIEPPAHGPKMRPRTDPQRVVEVTEAITAASERFRFTAPFVGMEVIGRAGTVIGWDDGHAIVTPYDDCVLIMPARRVKIGQTAVRLGRIAG
- a CDS encoding N-formylglutamate amidohydrolase — encoded protein: MSFVIDDVLVRNDPVGRRLPVLFDSPHSGCVYPADFRVICPHPLLRQAEDSHVEELFATAPDHGATLLCALFPRTCIDVNRAVDDIDPAMIDGDLPMRLRPTPRSTLGMGLIRAMLRPDVPLYDGKLPAALVADRIDRYYRPYHAQMRMALDGLAERFGAVWHVNCHSMPSSLRPDGRDPLAVDFVIGDRDGTTSEPGFVRLVADTLRGFGHRVAINDPYKGVELLARYGEPARGRHSIQLEINRRLYMNEETLERHDGFARLKGEIDALISRIADYAGQRVLNRAAE
- a CDS encoding DUF1476 domain-containing protein, producing MTTFDDREKAFENKFQHDEDLLFRIRARRDRLAGEWAADLMGLSGAEAEAYARQIVDTDIATPGPHDIRDKLSADLHARGVDISDHRVEKQMAHFLDIARQQITQA
- a CDS encoding NRDE family protein, with amino-acid sequence MCSVILLRRPDATWPLVVAGNRDEMKGRPWLPPARHWPDRPNVVAGLDELAGGSWMGLNDEGVVAVILNRFGTLGPEAGKRSRGELVLDALDHADAADAARSFADLDIRAYRPFNLVIADNRDAYLVVHRGANPRHRPEVSSIPTGVHMLTAFEMDDPQDPRTSFYRPLFEHAVPPTVDASDAKSFAWGGWPELMGSRIWEGTSDERGAMDFLLPSGFGTSSSSLLAVPRVERPDLNPIWHFAPGRPHAVDYAPVEL
- the purC gene encoding phosphoribosylaminoimidazolesuccinocarboxamide synthase, which codes for MTRRRRIYEGKAKVLFEGPEPGTLVQYFKDDATAFNNQKKGVITGKGVLNNRISEYLMSRLSEIGVPTHFMRRLNMREQLVREVEIIPIEVVVRNVAAGSLSRRFGIPEGTPLPRSIIEYYYKSDELNDPMVSEEHITAFGWAAPQDLDDMVALSLRVNDYLSGLFLGIGLKLVDFKLEFGRLWENEEMRIVLADEISPDNCRLWDVKTNEKLDKDRFRQDLGRVEEAYQEVARRLGILPEGGPSDVKGPKTIQ
- the purS gene encoding phosphoribosylformylglycinamidine synthase subunit PurS — encoded protein: MKAKVHVTLKRGVLDPQGKAIAHALHTLGFDGVEDVRAGKVIELQLKSTDEATARREVEAMCSKLLANTVIEDYAIELVA
- a CDS encoding DNA-3-methyladenine glycosylase, with amino-acid sequence MNAEHLAALDPIFAECLRVGGPVVRDFTRPTGFVGLLRMVMEQQLSTKVALALWAKLQDRLGGAVTPDAILALDDESLRACGFSRQKIGYARGLAEAVASGRLDFDIIHGLPDEEAIARLVALKGIGRWSAEVYLMTTLDRPDIWPIGDLAIQLGVQRLKGWSDKPTAKQLIEVAEPWRPYRSLAARLVWHHYVALQEQARAARGLPPGR
- a CDS encoding diacylglycerol kinase family protein, with the protein product MRDTVLMDESPAIEAGDGGDAAIKVRRLLVIHNPTAGGRRARRLRAVVSRLEARGIGVTVRPTGKRGDAEEFAGAADPANVDAVVAAGGDGTINEVINGLAVHADAGRPLPLGIVPMGTANVLAAELGLTTDAGRIAAAIAGGRQTAIWPALANGRVFSLMAGVGLDARVVERVDPRVKRLIGKGAYVAETLVQLATRPDHRYRVTLDNGEPQEVASVIVAKGHFYGGRFICAPDARLTEPDLHVCLFPRGGRLNTLRYVWGVTAGRLAHFPDYRVVTAKRVRIEGPAGDGLFADAVQGDGDVLARLPVEITLAGWRLPVLAG